A part of Ignavibacteriales bacterium genomic DNA contains:
- the glnA gene encoding type I glutamate--ammonia ligase, with protein MLKTETSYLKYCNSLIKKNRIEVIDLKAIDLTGRLHHISLPVYDGILEKMIKEGVGFDGSSYGFRKVENSDMVLLPDLETAVLDPFRDAPTLSFNSHIVLTDPKHTPFQQDGRFLAKKAENLLKQVTNADKSWWGPEFEFYIFSKVEYDTRTSSSFYRVEHAEEFYKKAYHSANPFDEYDDFRDEACKILKKFGIKVKYHHHEVGERGQQEIETYFSNLLETADNIIASKYILFNLARRKNLFVTFMPKPMYQQAGNGLHLHFFVTKNSKNLFYKKGEYGNMNELGRYFIGGILKHAPALSAFTNPSTNSYKRLIPGFEAPVALTYGMGNRAGAIRIPKYVTNPDETRFEYRPPDATSNPYLCLISILLAGIDGVVNKIDPRKEGFGPYDKNFLDDSSNEKIHFLPRNLAEALDALALDNSFLYRGGIFTDELLDQWTKTKNEEIHSIGTMPHPFEYKMYFNL; from the coding sequence ATGCTTAAAACTGAAACCTCGTATCTCAAATATTGTAATAGCCTAATTAAAAAAAATAGAATTGAAGTCATTGATCTTAAAGCAATTGATCTAACCGGCAGGCTTCATCATATCTCGCTTCCTGTTTATGACGGAATTCTTGAGAAGATGATTAAAGAAGGGGTGGGGTTTGACGGATCAAGCTATGGGTTCAGAAAGGTTGAGAACAGTGATATGGTACTTCTGCCTGACCTCGAAACAGCAGTGCTTGATCCATTTAGAGATGCACCAACACTTAGCTTTAACTCTCACATCGTTTTAACTGATCCTAAACATACTCCTTTCCAACAGGATGGAAGATTCCTCGCTAAAAAAGCTGAAAATCTTTTAAAGCAAGTTACTAATGCTGATAAGTCATGGTGGGGACCTGAGTTCGAGTTTTATATTTTTTCTAAAGTTGAATATGATACTCGTACTTCATCATCTTTTTATAGGGTTGAACACGCAGAAGAGTTTTATAAAAAAGCCTACCACTCCGCTAATCCTTTTGATGAGTACGATGATTTTAGAGATGAAGCATGTAAAATATTAAAGAAGTTTGGAATCAAAGTTAAATATCACCACCACGAGGTGGGTGAACGCGGACAGCAGGAGATTGAAACTTACTTTAGTAACCTGCTTGAAACGGCTGATAATATTATTGCAAGCAAGTATATCCTTTTCAACCTGGCGCGCCGCAAAAACTTATTCGTTACCTTTATGCCCAAGCCGATGTATCAGCAGGCGGGCAACGGATTACATCTGCATTTCTTTGTTACGAAGAACAGTAAAAATCTTTTTTATAAAAAAGGTGAATATGGAAACATGAACGAGCTTGGAAGATATTTCATCGGCGGAATATTAAAACATGCACCCGCCCTTTCAGCTTTTACAAATCCAAGTACCAATTCATATAAAAGATTAATCCCGGGTTTTGAAGCACCGGTGGCATTGACTTACGGAATGGGTAATCGTGCAGGTGCTATTCGCATTCCGAAATACGTAACTAATCCAGATGAAACACGATTTGAATATCGCCCGCCAGATGCTACGTCGAATCCATATCTTTGTTTGATCTCAATTTTATTGGCGGGCATTGACGGAGTTGTGAATAAAATTGATCCGCGTAAAGAAGGATTTGGACCTTACGACAAAAATTTTCTTGATGACAGCAGTAATGAAAAAATTCATTTTCTTCCTAGAAATCTTGCAGAGGCATTGGATGCACTTGCATTAGACAATTCATTTCTTTATCGCGGTGGAATTTTTACTGATGAGCTTTTGGATCAATGGACAAAAACCAAGAATGAGGAAATCCATTCAATTGGAACAATGCCCCATCCTTTTGAATATAAAATGTACTTTAATTTGTAG
- the eno gene encoding phosphopyruvate hydratase → MTTIIDVWGREILDSRGNPTLEVEVQLESGVIGRAAVPSGASTGEHKAVELRDGDKNRYNGKGVLKAVENVNEKIADELIDFDATEQVAIDNLLITLDGTDNKGNLGANAMLGVSLACAKASAEFFGLPLYRYIGGVNAKTLPVPMMNILNGGKHADNNVDFQEFMIMPVGAPNFAEALRMGAETFHALKSVLAKKGYNTAVGDEGGFAPNLKSNEEAIEVILEAITKAGYKTGSEIAIALDPAASEFFIKEKNAYHLFKSAPNKEISIEKMVDYWAEWVSKYPIVSLEDGMAEDDWDGWKLLTDKLGGKIQLVGDDIFVTNTERLAKGVELGVANSILIKVNQIGTLTETLDAIEMAKNAGYTNIISHRSGETEDTTIADIAVATNAGQIKTGSASRTDRIAKYNQLLRIEEELDTTGVFPGIAALNYNG, encoded by the coding sequence ATGACTACAATAATAGATGTTTGGGGAAGAGAAATACTTGACTCACGAGGTAATCCAACTTTAGAAGTTGAAGTACAACTCGAATCGGGAGTGATAGGAAGAGCAGCCGTACCGAGCGGTGCATCTACAGGAGAACATAAAGCTGTTGAACTTCGCGATGGAGATAAAAATAGATACAACGGTAAAGGAGTTTTGAAAGCTGTTGAAAATGTTAATGAAAAAATTGCAGATGAATTAATAGATTTTGATGCGACTGAACAAGTTGCAATTGATAACTTATTAATTACTCTTGACGGAACTGATAACAAAGGAAATCTTGGGGCAAATGCTATGCTTGGTGTTTCTCTTGCGTGTGCAAAAGCATCTGCGGAGTTTTTCGGGCTTCCGCTTTACAGATACATTGGAGGGGTTAACGCAAAAACACTTCCGGTTCCAATGATGAATATTCTTAACGGCGGTAAGCATGCTGATAATAATGTTGACTTCCAGGAATTTATGATAATGCCTGTAGGAGCGCCAAACTTCGCTGAGGCTTTAAGGATGGGGGCAGAAACTTTTCATGCATTGAAATCTGTACTTGCAAAGAAAGGTTACAACACTGCTGTCGGTGATGAAGGTGGATTTGCACCAAATCTAAAATCAAATGAAGAAGCTATCGAAGTTATTCTTGAAGCAATCACAAAAGCCGGTTATAAAACCGGAAGCGAAATTGCAATTGCACTTGATCCTGCAGCCAGCGAATTTTTTATAAAAGAAAAAAACGCTTATCATCTTTTTAAATCCGCTCCAAACAAAGAAATCAGTATTGAGAAGATGGTTGATTATTGGGCTGAATGGGTGAGCAAATATCCTATTGTTTCTTTGGAGGATGGAATGGCTGAAGATGATTGGGACGGCTGGAAACTATTAACAGATAAACTCGGCGGCAAAATTCAGCTTGTTGGCGATGATATTTTTGTAACCAACACTGAAAGGCTCGCTAAAGGAGTTGAACTTGGTGTTGCAAATTCAATTTTAATTAAAGTCAATCAGATTGGAACTTTGACTGAAACACTTGATGCAATTGAGATGGCAAAGAACGCAGGTTACACAAACATAATCAGCCACAGAAGCGGTGAAACAGAAGACACAACCATTGCAGATATTGCAGTTGCAACAAATGCAGGACAAATTAAAACCGGCTCCGCCTCGAGGACAGATCGTATTGCAAAGTACAATCAACTTCTTAGGATTGAAGAAGAGCTTGATACAACAGGAGTTTTTCCCGGTATTGCAGCCTTAAATTATAACGGCTAA